TTAGATGGTGTTCCAAGTACGTTTGGCGGAAATGTTCTTCCCAGCTCAAAAAACTCGGAATTGTCCCTTGCAGCAGAACAGGTGCTTCCGATCGTGAAACCTGCTGGACTCGACCCTAAAGACGTGCAAATTACCAAACCAACGCAATCAGAATTCAGCCATGCCAACAGTGTGCTCAAAGGATGGGTCAAGCCATTTTTAGGGATCGAACCGACACCACCAACTAGTCCTCGACCCCCCTCACATGTTGTGGTTCAAGTACCTCCGACATTTGTGCCACAAAATGGCACCACATTGTCAAAATTAGATGGTGTTCCAAGTACGTTTGGCGGAAATGTTCTTCCCAGCTCAAAAAACTCGGAATTGTCCCTTGCAGCAGAACAGGTGCTTCCGATCGTGAAACCTGCTGGACTCGACCCTAAAGACGTGCAAATTACCAAACCAACGCAATCAGAATTCAGCCATGCCAACAGTGTGCTCAAAGGATGGGTCAAGCCATTTTTAGGGATCGAACCGACACCACCAACTAGTCCTCGACCCCCCTCACATGTTGTGGTTCAAGTACCTCCGACATTTGTGCCACAAAATGGCACCACATTGTCAAAATTAGATGGTGTTCCAAGTACGTTTGGCGGAAATGTTCTTCCCAGCTCAAAAAACTCGGAATTGTCCCTTGCAGCAGAACAGGTGCTTCCGATCGTGAAACCTGCTGGACTCGACCCTAAAGACGTGCAAATTACCAAACCAACGCCATCAGAAGTCATCCCCCCTAGCTTCACTCAGAAGAGAGGTGCCAAAACTACCAGACCCCCCATCAAGAGAGCGTCCATGAAACCAATTCAGCCTGATATTGGCGTACGCCGCTACAATAAGACGGTATACTTGCGGATTAAGAATGCAAACTACAATCTTAGTTATCGGTCGAAATCCAAACACATGAGCAGAAATGAATTGACCGTGAGCATTGCAAAGGCCATGAGTAGGAAGCGAGCCATCCACATTCCAGTCAATACGGTTTTTGAAGAGCCAACGGGCTGGCAATTGTGGGAAACGACCAAAAGCGATCGCGTGGTGTCCTCGAACATGGTCCAAGTCATGCAATGCGTTCGAACATCAGGAGAAAACATTGACGTCGAAGACTATGGCTTCAGATACGTGATATTTGAGAGGTTGAACATGGGTCATCATTTCCGTGGAACAAGATTGAACCTCTGAGCTCATATTCAGTGACATCATATTTCTTTCGTCAAAGTTTTGAACTCCCGGCAATTGAAAACCATAAGTAATTTAtagcaaaaatatatttcttgttCAATGATCTCTTACTTAGAAGCAAAGGCTCATTGCTCGAATGATCAGTCTAttgagattggcgaggctATTCAAATTGAGTAGCTAGTTGATCTtgaagtcacagatcaagatgctttagagacCATCAGGGAGTTGAGACGCTCAAGCTCTCCTGCCCCAGATTGTGtgacatctcaatttctgatgagAGGCTCACAGGTTCTTACTCcagttttctcgtacttgatgcgttacaGCTTGGATCAGGCAAGTTCACATCTTctctaaagttagctcatgttgttcttATTTTTAAAGGGAaagagataagtcgctccccagtaactatagcccgatttctctcacttcaaatattgcaaaggtgtttgacaagatcatgaagttcaaacttgtaggatttcttgatatccatgaagtccttcctcctagtcaggatgggttccgagcacattttttacccaactgattgagcatatagaacAAGTCATTGAgagactagagagtcatggaTCAGCCGATGTAGTTTATGTTGACTTTTCCAAGGCTTTTGGCAAGGTAGATTGTGGCCTCTTAGTTAATAGGCTCCGTgggattgggatccaaggcaaggctctcaattggttcagaagcgtcatttctggtaggaagcacTTGGTTAGGGTTGATGGATCCTTTAGCgacatacatgatgttaaGTCGGGCGTTCCTTAGGGCttcattttaggtcctctccaTTCCATCATCTGTGTTGCTCCACTTGAAATGCCTAGTGATAATGTCAATACCTATTCTTACACTGGGTTCGTCATAAAGAACTCGACTTTGGGACCAAAAGTTCGAAATGGTCTTTTCTCGGGCAATCATGAACCGATTTagtcgaaatttcatttgtgaACTCTTGTGGCATTCGTCAACTTGGACTATAAGTCAGCCCTGCTGTTGGCGTTCATGCATGACTCCAGATGcaattgttgatgatgaataaGAAGTTGAAGCCCCAATAGGAGTGGGTGAGTGTGACCATCAAggctttttcaaagaaaaattttgCTTTGTAGGCTGTGGCTGTGATTCGCGGTCAAATTGAGTAATATAACACTGCCAGATAAAAAACAATGCTTGACTTTTGATCCTTGATAAAATANCAATGCTTGACTTTTGATCCTTGATAAAATAGGCCGTTGTCTTGATAGTTGTATGGACCAGGACTCACAGGACTTTCATAGACTTCAGGACTATGAAACACTCTGCCTTGGTCCTTCGCCACTTCTAGCCTTCAATTAACAATTCTACTTGTCATCATATCCACAGACAGAGATGGAATTCTTTCTCATACCAGGCAGGTAAGACGACTACCTTGCTGAGGCTAGGATCCCAAGTAAAGTCGTTGAGGTAGAATGTTTGGATGCCATCACAAACGATAAAATATTGATCCAGCTTTATTCCGGCTCATTTCTGGGGCCTAAAAACAGAGTTACTTGCAATTCCTAGGGTTGAAAACTGTTTGTAGGCTAGATCAATGAGAAATGTCTTTTGGTCTGAATTAGAAACGATTGTGCCAGCATCCAAGTCTGCAATTGTGAATAGGGTGATCTTAGAGCAGGCAATATGAGTGCTTCACATTTATTCAACATGCAGAGGCTCTCCCTCTTCCTAAAACCTGACCAGCTGACGAATTTGATGGTTTGTCCAACGGGAAACTCAAGCATTCCGATCTGACCTGCCATTGCCCACAGATTTCATTCTGGATTTGctttttgacgtttttcttACTTCTTGTAAATCACTCTGACTGAGGCCAGAATTTGCCCACTGAGGCCAGAGTTTGCCCACTGAGGCCAGAGTTTGCCCACTGAGGCCAGATTTGCATCTGGCATTGTGTTTTCCACGTTTTTACGACTTGGAGGGAGTTCGAAGGAATCCTACTGCTTATAGAAGAACAAGGTCCTATGACATCGGGCAAGTCGGTTGTTCATTGGACGGACTCCAAGAATGTCGAGCGAATTATACTGAAAGAATCGAGCACTGAAGACCTACAACAAATGGCTCTAACCATTCATAATACAACCAGAGAACTATCAATAGATCTGCGCGTGATTTGGCGCCCAAGATTAGACCCAAGGTTACCATAAGCAGATGCTTTCAGCAGAGCCATCGACCATGACGACTATGGTATTGACGACCTctcctttcaatttcttcagCGCCTTGCGGGAAGACCTTTCGATTTCGATCTGTTTGCTTCGGACAACAATTTTAGAATCTCAAATTTCGCATCTAGTATAGCATCTAACCATTTAGGTTTTAGCTATTTAGGGACGCATTTACGAATCCATGGTCAAATTTGGGATTTTGTTATGTCCATCCGCTTGTGGAAGTAATTGGGTCGGTTattcaaaaaatcatcaaagacTCAGCTTCGGGAATAATTGATACTTCCTTTTTGGAAGACAATGAAAAACTGGCTGACTGTGTGCCAAGATGGCGTACACTTCAACAGAGTCTTCATTTGAGGCACAGCCATTCGACCATGTTAACGAAAAAGTCCGGGAGTTATTAGCCCCACGTTCCACGGTTTTCCCAGTTTTGCTACATTAGCTCTTGAATTCCAAGGAGCTATGCCGGATCCACTAACAAGCCGCGTTGAATTAGATGCCTGTTCCAAAGGAGGATGtcataaatgcattttttctccaTCGCAAGAAGTCTAGCTTTCGACAGAAAGGCAGTGGAAgcgaaatttcaatttccaagcaACACTTCGATTAGTACATCAGCACTTATCGCTCTACCCCCGATCCCTGCCAACTTATCCGTCCGTGATTGCGGTCTAGACCCGTATTTAAGAGTGTCTCCACGTTTGCCGTCGCAGACATTAGGCACTTCTATAAATGATTGCGAATTCGGCCCGCTCGGCCGACAGAGCtttagctctcaaaatgaGTTTCAAAGCTACCTCTACCTGGGCTGCATATCGAAGAGCTTTCGACCATTTCCAAAACTGGTGCACGTCTACCACTAAATCATCAGTTAATTTACCAACGAACGTCAGAACGATGGAGTTATACCTGGCGGATCTCgcattcaacaaaaaatccgTTTCTTCTGTAGAACTGGCAACTGCGGCTATTGGCACTTATCAAAACTGGTATGGTTGGGCCAACCCATGTGACCACAACACTATCAAGACTATTCTTAAAGGGATAAAGCGACAATTCGCAACGCCTGGAAAGCAAAGACATCCAATGACTAAAAGTGTTTTAAGGAAGCTCTTATTGTTTTGGTTATAAACGTCCCCCCTTGCAAAAACCCCAATAACGTGGCGTTCGGCTTGGCCAGAAGCCATACTGTTCCATGCGTCCGCCAAATGGAGTGATCTAGTGAAGCTAAAAATAAGCGATTTCAAATGCGTTAAGGAAGGCCTTATTATTCAacttaaaacaagaaaaaatgaccaagagcacGTCGGCCATGAAGTCATCATTGGTAGAAGtacttcggaattttgttCTGTGCAGTTGATAGTCCACTATTTTACCTTGCTGCCTAACCACGACAGTTACGTTGTTCCGGACATGCGTCAAAAAAACGGAGTGTCGCAATTCAATCCAGCCACGTATAACGCTTGCCGGAAGCAGCAAATTGCAGGATTACATGCAATAGGTGCAGACCCgtcaatttttggcctgcaTAGCGGGAGAATTGGCAGCACGGTCATCCTTCAGGACGCTCGATTTTCAATGCAAGCCATAGCCCGCAGAGGGGACTGGGCTCTAAACAGCACATCTGTAGCGGATTATGCTCAGTAGACGCAAGCTCAGAACCTGTCCATGAGCAAGACGTTGTCGCAGTAACGTGCATCCAACTCTGTGTTATTATTACATATTGTTCTGCACAAATATAAGCCAAGTCGAAGGCGTCACTTTGGTTTTGTAATGCGAACCTTAGTTACTCTTACGAGCTATACGGGAGGGTGCACCATTGAATTCGCCTTCGCTCAAATCGCTCTTTTCTGTAGCTAGGTGTTTTTCTTACAGATAGCCCAATGACTTGATGCCATTTCATGTGGGTGAGTTTGTCTTTAGCACTACAAGGATAGCTAGGTATGGCTAAGAAGATTAAGTCACTTTTATTACCGTAGGAATAAAACAACACGAActcattataattcaatgcaagggaatcggcccaatcggccctacATTTGGGAAgggctgagtgacaaagcgccatctgaagtgcagaacataAAACATAACTCGTGCAGCGTACGGCGTCATTTGAACTGAATGAGATTCCACTTcgtgacatttgggtcaacccCTTTGAATGCTCCACAgcttgtagataatggaagAGTTgtcttccaaaataatgaaaagttcgatgagcatattcagttgaaggtgggtaaagcttttcaaatgtgtggttggatatatcgcacgtttaagtttAGAGATAGCaccacgatgctaactctgtacaagtcgattgcccAACCACAATTTGAATATTCCTCGCACATTTTGGGAAAGgcttgaaaggttgggactgtatgTGTACTGAACCTTTATGCCTTCGAGAATTCAGGTTAGTTATCTACTaagacaatgaagtccaactctcttctatctcgggcttcttcattgttcaatttgctccactcaaatattcgtagggagtaacattttttaaatcagacttggacaattttctgaccaaaatttcggatcaaccctttattcaagggctagccaggtCCGGCctttctaattcgttggtggattagatattatatgaatataaaattaAGGAAAAGGAATAATCTTTTTTGTCTTGCACTACTCGGGATTCCGTTCccagtagcgttaaggaagtccgccaaAACGACTCATCAACTATTGTGGATTATTTTCTTGTTCATATTCCTTCAAGCACAATACTTCGGTTCAATTTCATCCTTGGAAACTGATAGTTTTCTTAAGATGACAAGGTTAAAGGAAAGAATTTCAGCCAGACACCTTATTTGCCAATCTAcgaaaatgtattcaaaataATATAATACTAGTTGTTTCCTAGATGTAAACTTTGTTCCTGACTTTGAatgaggttttcaagttttgaaaacccTTTTTAGAAAACGACTCAAGATCAGTTGGCATTGTCgcatttttatcaaattgaTTTCGTCTTCAAAAATCTGATACAATATCCTGACAATTGCAGTCCAAGTTTCCCGTATTAATCAATCTAAAAGCCATTCAACATCTTGACTATTATACTCACTGGGTAAAACTTCCTCACCGGAATAATCCTTCATTGCAACCTTTAAGATGTTGTTAATGATGTGTGAAAATGCGTAggtaattgaaatttgaagatgaatggGACAGAGAAATTCACTGTGGATTGTTTAGAGAATCCAAGAAATACACCTGTAAcacttggccatttttcgGAGGAAAAAAGAATCCCGACGCCCATAATGAATTGGGTATGTgcgttttttatcaaaatatcttcaggataaaaaaagaacgtttttttattttatttttgttgaggatcggtttcattttttataattGATAATTAGCATGACCCGCGGCCAAAACGGATAACTTATTTGATAAATTACGCACAACCAGAAGACAAAACATGGAGTTCAAACATGGTTTCAAATAAAGTGATGACAACCCTATCTCGATCGGTTCAAGACTTTGGCCACACATCGGATCAGAGGACTCCTCAACTCGCGATTGAAGGCCATGTAAATAAAAGGATTGACCACACTGTTCAAGGTCAGGAGCCAGAACAACCAGACCACGGACTTCACTGGAACAGAATAAAACATAAGATCCATGTTTAACTCTCATACAAatctacatacgtacatactacattCAAGAATTCATAGGCTTATGGTTTGACGCGGGAGAATATGCAGAGAGCAACGGCAATTTCATGTGTTTGTAAAATTCGACTTTAAAAGATCACCCCGAACTCTTGGGTGAACAATCAATATGAAGCAGGgtgagcatttcatttttgtccacttttgtccacccttgtccaaaagtgtccaaaagtgtccaaaaatgagggtggacaaaagtggacaaaaaaacttcaaaactacaaatctaaaagaaattctacttgaaaccgaattttttgcttcaaaaattgctcattgatggttccaaaagcaaaataagacTTTAAAGCCTTTGCCATATGCCTCTAACATTacccaaaaagatatttgaaagacaggttctcaGCTCTATCTCACGTAAGACAGCAAGCAAGGAGCAAAGCCTCCCTCTGTCATATTACAACAggtgcaaagcattcaaaaactggaaaagcaTAATGTTATATTCTCGTTAAATAgcttcatctattcaacatttttttttttggtgcggacttccttaccactaccgggattggaatcccagcagttcaagacgagtttttaactctttttgaagcaaaattgttGTTTAAAATCATGAGTCATTATGAATTTCCtcttaaaaagagcaaatactGAAATTTGAACATCTTACCCGATTgctaaaatttaaaaatgatacattttgtACGTTTATGGTTTTCCTCCACATGCACGTTAACTTAAAAATTGTTAGGTAagtcttttttatcttttaaagatgcgtttgatgtcagaaaatgagaagaatcaatttgctttttcaagCAAACATATAATGCAGTTATTATATAGATAATAAAAGTGCATATACTAAAAAGAagcattgaatatttgatatagAGGTACTAagtttttgtaattttgtGATCTAAAACTTAATTttagttaaaattacccaACCACCAAATGGCTTGATGTGGCATTGGCTTtttaatattcaaaatattaatgatatttgttttaacatttcaaagctgTATGCTATCAAGATAATTGATTGAGATTCTCAGAAACCCAATTTAggatatattttggaaataaagAACGTTAGTAAATTGATGTGCCTATTTTCTACAAAGGCCAGCCAGTTGCTACTGTTACTTCATAATTAGGTATTtaaagaaagcttagatttgaTTAATTAATGATTCCATTTACTGGTGAACATTTAGATTAgttaaagaaataacatgatatagggttttgaaacttttgcttgtcaacccacttttggacaattgtacatacttttggacacgttctgcccacttttgtccaaaagtcaagctgatttcaaaattgcctACCCTGTTAGAAGTCTAATCCCATTAACAGAGCATATAACACGGGGGTATATGTTGTTACCTTGCATGAAATTTGGGATTCACGTCAGTCGTaaatgaagttcaaaattgGGACAAACTGGATTTGGTCAATGCTAGGTAGCTTTAAATCGCTTTAATAGCTTTATTGGCGATATGACGCAAAGCAACATAGCCACTTATATTTGACACCATTATTTGAAGTATTTACAGTAAAGTAGCATAGAGTAGAGCATGGAGTTCTTAAAGAAGTACTCTATGAGTAGAGGTACCGTAGCGTAATTCAGGATCGAAGGATGAGTCCACAAACTTACAAACTCCTTGACTCGGTGATCCCCAAACTGTCCACAATTGCACGCAGATGAAGGGTGTTGAGCACGAAATGTACATGAGAATGACCACCACTGTTTGTTGGATCGATCGAATTTTGGCTCGGGAGATCCCTCCGTCATTTTCATGTGGCGAAGAATAAGCCACTCGCATTTGTTGAGGACTGAAAAGATAAGTTCGTGCCAATTTCCAGTTTCAGattggcttcaatttcttagtaAATAGAAAATATATACAATGGACATGCCTACTACTCTAGGCCTCTCGTCGGGAACGTGTAATATTCAATTTGTGAATTGAAGAGTCGTCTTTAGCTAACATGAAGAATTCAACGAGACAAAATGTTGTTGACCTGTGTAGTGTGAGTTCACTTGGAAAGTGCAACTCGAagtctacgtacgtacaatgtAAACTAAAAGTGCCCTAACACGGATGCTCCAG
This genomic interval from Tigriopus californicus strain San Diego chromosome 6, Tcal_SD_v2.1, whole genome shotgun sequence contains the following:
- the LOC131882457 gene encoding proline-rich protein 36-like produces the protein MFWPWWILIGLAIIGLLATALYCFCDSGRISHANSVLKGWVKPFLGIEPTPPTSPRPPSHVVVQVPPTFVPQNGTTLSKLDGVPSTFGGNVLPSSKNSELSLAAEQVLPIVKPAGLDPKDVQITKPTQSEFSHANSVLKGWVKPFLGIEPTPPTSPRPPSHVVVQVPPTFVPQNGTTLSKLDGVPSTFGGNVLPSSKNSELSLAAEQVLPIVKPAGLDPKDVQITKPTQSEFSHANSVLKGWVKPFLGIEPTPPTSPRPPSHVVVQVPPTFVPQNGTTLSKLDGVPSTFGGNVLPSSKNSELSLAAEQVLPIVKPAGLDPKDVQITKPTQSEFSHANSVLKGWVKPFLGIEPTPPTSPRPPSHVVVQVPPTFVPQNGTTLSKLDGVPSTFGGNVLPSSKNSELSLAAEQVLPIVKPAGLDPKDVQITKPTQSEFSHANSVLKGWVKPFLGIEPTPPTSPRPPSHVVVQVPPTFVPQNGTTLSKLDGVPSTFGGNVLPSSKNSELSLAAEQVLPIVKPAGLDPKDVQITKPTQSEFSHANSVLKGWVKPFLGIEPTPPTSPRPPSHVVVQVPPTFVPQNGTTLSKLDGVPSTFGGNVLPSSKNSELSLAAEQVLPIVKPAGLDPKDVQITKPTPSEVIPPSFTQKRGAKTTRPPIKRASMKPIQPDIGVRRYNKTVYLRIKNANYNLSYRSKSKHMSRNELTVSIAKAMSRKRAIHIPVNTVFEEPTGWQLWETTKSDRVVSSNMVQVMQCVRTSGENIDVEDYGFRYVIFERLNMGHHFRGTRLNL